A region of Toxorhynchites rutilus septentrionalis strain SRP chromosome 1, ASM2978413v1, whole genome shotgun sequence DNA encodes the following proteins:
- the LOC129761531 gene encoding uncharacterized protein LOC129761531 yields the protein MNVRRKILKETLVTGPLTQEELVGAENYIYKTVQAEVFPEEIQILQEADREPWRSKRSLPKDSALYKLSPIFDREGVLRMHGRIDACEFASNDTKHPILLPKSHHVTELIVLDVHLQYCHLNHQTVLNEIRQRYYVPRLRTVYRRIRNRCQLCRIRNAKPQSPMMGDLPPMRLKAFSRPFSYVGIDYFGPMHVMVGRRVEKRWGVLFTCMTVRAVHIEIAHSLSTDSCILAVRNFIARRGMPLEIISDRGTNFTGANRELQEALLKMDQNKMIESFVSAQTKWSFNPPAAPHFGGCWERLIQSVKKTLTQVKPNRTPTDEMLRNMLVEVEAIINARPLTEIPLEHEEASPLTPNHILIGSSNGSKPPIAFNDSASTVIRSWKMSQVYADEFWRRWVAEYLPTLTKRTKWFHPVKPLAEGDIVVDHKQPRNSWPKGRVIGVTRSKDGQVRRASVQTAGGILERPAVKLAILDVGSTTSKSDQ from the coding sequence ATGAACGTTCGTAGGAAAATTTTAAAGGAGACTCTCGTCACTGGACCACTCACGCAAGAAGAGTTGGTTGGAGCAGAGAACTACATATATAAGACCGTCCAAGCCGAAGTTTTTCCGGAAGAGATCCAGATTCTCCAGGAAGCGGATCGGGAGCCTTGGAGAAGCAAGAGAAGTCTACCGAAAGATAGTGCACTATACAAGCTCAGCCCGATTTTCGATAGAGAAGGTGTGTTACGCATGCACGGTCGCATCGATGCGTGCGAATTCGCATCAAATGATACCAAGCACCCGATATTACTTCCTAAAAGCCATCACGTAACCGAATTAATTGTACTGGATGTTCACCTGCAGTATTGTCATCTCAACCACCAAACCGTCTTGAATGAAATACGACAGAGATATTATGTGCCACGCCTTCGTACCGTCTACCGTCGGATTCGAAATCGTTGCCAACTTTGCAGGATCAGAAATGCGAAACCTCAGTCACCGATGATGGGAGATCTGCCTCCGATGCGTTTGAAAGCTTTCTCTAGACCATTTTCGTACGTCGGAATCGACTACTTTGGGCCTATGCATGTGATGGTAGGCCGTAGGGTAGAAAAACGCTGGGGCGTATTATTTACGTGTATGACCGTAAGAGCAGTACACATCGAGATCGCCCACTCGTTATCCACCGATTCCTGCATACTAGCCGTTCGTAATTTCATCGCACGAAGAGGAATGCCTTTGGAGATAATAAGTGACCGTGGCACGAACTTCACAGGTGCCAACCGCGAACTGCAAGAAGCCCTGCTGAAAATGGACCAGAACAAGATGATCGAGAGTTTTGTAAGCGCCCAAACCAAATGGTCCTTTAATCCACCTGCGGCGCCACACTTCGGAGGATGCTGGGAAAGACTCATCCAGTCTGTCAAAAAGACTCTTACTCAAGTTAAGCCCAATAGAACACCCACCGATGAAATGCTTCGTAACATGCTCGTTGAAGTTGAGGCAATTATCAATGCTAGACCGTTGACagaaatcccgctcgaacatgAAGAAGCCTCACCACTCACACCGAACCATATTCTAATCGGATCTTCGAATGGCTCCAAGCCTCCGATCGCATTTAACGACAGTGCTTCCACGGTTATACGCTCCTGGAAAATGTCGCAGGTATATGCGGACGAGTTCTGGCGACGCTGGGTCGCCGAATACCTTCCGACCTTGACCAAAAGGACAAAGTGGTTTCATCCGGTCAAACCGTTGGCAGAAGGAGATATCGTAGTCGATCACAAACAGCCCAGAAATTCGTGGCCGAAGGGTCGAGTCATCGGAGTGACCAGATCCAAAGACGGACAGGTTCGTCGTGCGTCAGTACAAACTGCTGGGGGAATTCTCGAGAGACCAGCAGTTAAATTGGCAATCCTGGATGTTGGTTCGACAACAAGTAAGTCGGATCAGTGA